In [Clostridium] cellulosi, one genomic interval encodes:
- a CDS encoding hypothetical protein (High confidence in function and specificity) produces MVKFVRALSAALAAVIVAGSFVGCGSKTSSNNAASSNDNTPVTITHWLWVDSADYMQTMNKIADDFHSKYPNITVKMQTYAYSDFSNTLTTALAGGGGPDTASFKLTWTPAYTQNNYLLALDDAVDKWEGKSEILPMLWDKMKEAGGGKIYTMPWTWQVLYVYYRPSYFKAVGIDSVPKTFDEFIEDIKKCTTTINGKKVYGFGLRGASGGQEPWGSFIQAYGGRFTDENNKVILNSPETVKGTQVFIDLYKNGYAPKTAVNDGLAELKTMFNNGQIAMFIHHIGSSVDMVKANGDDVDAFPVPKGPGGQWTSMGDTENVVIASTKHQDAAIKWVEYLASADAVKKWDLATGNLPVVSSVAEAAEFKDNKFMKVSMESQSYAGIFPILPTTANWVNNVWAPVMQQALMGKISAEEAVKQLDAQLKGQA; encoded by the coding sequence ATGGTAAAGTTCGTAAGAGCATTATCTGCCGCTCTGGCAGCAGTGATTGTTGCCGGTTCTTTCGTTGGCTGTGGCAGCAAGACCTCATCGAATAATGCTGCCTCATCTAACGATAATACACCGGTTACTATCACACACTGGCTATGGGTTGACTCTGCAGATTACATGCAAACCATGAACAAAATCGCAGATGATTTCCATTCCAAGTATCCAAACATTACAGTAAAAATGCAAACCTACGCTTATTCTGATTTCAGCAACACGCTGACAACTGCGTTGGCCGGAGGAGGCGGACCTGATACAGCATCGTTCAAGCTGACATGGACTCCTGCCTACACTCAAAACAATTACCTTCTCGCGTTAGACGATGCAGTAGATAAATGGGAAGGAAAATCTGAAATCTTGCCTATGCTCTGGGACAAGATGAAAGAAGCCGGCGGCGGAAAGATTTACACAATGCCGTGGACATGGCAGGTGCTTTATGTCTACTACAGGCCTTCCTATTTCAAAGCGGTCGGAATCGATTCAGTACCGAAAACTTTTGATGAGTTCATTGAAGATATTAAGAAATGCACCACCACTATAAACGGCAAGAAAGTTTATGGTTTCGGCCTGCGCGGCGCTTCCGGCGGTCAGGAACCGTGGGGCAGCTTCATCCAAGCTTACGGCGGAAGATTTACCGACGAAAATAACAAAGTCATACTCAATAGTCCCGAAACAGTTAAAGGTACTCAGGTATTCATTGATCTCTATAAGAACGGTTATGCGCCTAAGACTGCTGTAAACGATGGCCTTGCTGAGCTCAAGACAATGTTTAACAATGGCCAGATCGCTATGTTTATCCATCACATTGGTTCCTCTGTCGACATGGTCAAAGCAAACGGCGATGATGTAGACGCGTTCCCAGTACCGAAGGGTCCCGGCGGACAGTGGACTTCAATGGGTGACACAGAGAACGTTGTAATTGCATCAACCAAGCATCAGGATGCAGCTATCAAATGGGTTGAATACCTTGCTTCAGCCGATGCGGTTAAGAAATGGGACCTTGCAACAGGCAATCTGCCGGTTGTCAGCTCTGTGGCCGAGGCTGCAGAATTTAAAGATAACAAGTTCATGAAAGTCTCAATGGAAAGCCAGTCTTATGCAGGTATCTTCCCGATCCTGCCGACAACAGCAAACTGGGTCAACAATGTCTGGGCACCAGTTATGCAGCAGGCTCTAATGGGCAAGATTTCAGCAGAAGAAGCTGTAAAACAACTTGATGCGCAGCTAAAGGGTCAGGCTTGA